The following nucleotide sequence is from Hippoglossus stenolepis isolate QCI-W04-F060 chromosome 18, HSTE1.2, whole genome shotgun sequence.
AACTTGCATCATTTATCGAGGAACCAGTCCAATGTGTTTTAGCTCAGGACGGACTCACATCTTATTATAAAGCCGAGATCGACCGGTGGAAAAAAGATAGATCTTAATAAAATGAGATCTATGGCTTGCCAAAAAACAGAGAGACATGCCCGGTGGTTAAGCTATAAATCCCTTtgcaataaaaccagaaaaatgtctcctttcctttccacaACTATTTTATCATTCATGAATATAATCAAACCGTCTCCTCAGCTCCACGTTGGACGGATAATAAATAATCTTATTTAATAACACAAACTCTGGGCTGGGTTTAGAAAATTTCATTTACTTGACAATCCTTATTAAGAAGAGGCCAAAAAGGGGGGGTGAGGGATTGGGGTCATACATTGCAAAATGTAGTTATTTCAACATCATACTTCATGGAGAGCGTTCACATGTCCATATAGAATAATTGCACTTTATAATTATAGAGACAGTTTGCTATGTAACTCAACAGGCCgacataaataaatagttttacaGAACCAGTGCCGACACACAGAGATCTACTCAGTCACACGTCTCACGCCATCAGAGATCATATAGCCCTAAAAAGAAGAGGAGTGTAAATGATTCAGGCGGCCGGCTCTCCACAACATGGCACTCCATCATTCCCAGGTGTCGTGTTACGCTGCCACAACAACTGTCACATCCAAACACACCCCTCTTTTAGAAATTTAAAAtcttaacaaaaacacaaccaaactgCACATCTTGCTTGGCCTGATTCGCCACAGTGTTGATTTGGATATGCAACAGTCCATAATATGCTGAGCTGAGCGTGACTACATCAAAACAAGTCCGATGCTAAGTTACATCACTTTTGTCTATAACTGCatgacaaaacacattttttaaaaattcatacGCAAATGATCAAAAAAGATGTTCACCGGCCCGGAGGATCGGCATCATACTGCTGAAGCACATGTCTGTTAGCactgaaaaactaaattcacATTAAAGTAACAGACGAACATAATTTGAGTTAATAATCAAGAAGCGTTCCCTCtcaaatatggaaaaaaacCCATAATATATTCACATAAACTGTCAGATTCAAGTGTTTTTAGACGAGTACCAATGATTATTTCAGTTTCGCAGGTTTCCCATGTTTGTAAAGGCcgacagagaaaagcagacagTGTTTACATGTTAAAATAAGATCATGATTGGGTGCTCAGCATCAGTATTAAACGGAGAACAGCCATttaagatataaaaataaaaacagaaaaaagtccATAAGATAAACCTATATCTTAAGTCATGATTATCATTTACCTTCGGGCTTCTAACACCAAGCCGTCTTCAGATACAGTACATGCACGAACGTAAAAAGGCATGTCTCATTCCCGCAGACGTCTGAACCGACACGCTTCCGCTGTCAGGCTTGTCACCTCTGCGCCCCGCTGTGCGCCAGCGCCTCGTCTTATCTGTAGACGGGGAGTTGGATGTGGGCTGTCTGGTGGTGCTCCAGCAGCTGAGGCATTCCCATGGCTTGGTACCCACGGCCCAGCATGCGCTCTTTGATGCAGGGAGGGTGGATGTCACTGATGAGGCACTCCAGAGactgcaggctgctgctgagcaCTGCAGCGTGGCACAGGCTGGAAGTAGGCAGCCCACAACAGAGGTTTTGGTCTGTGCTGTAGGCCTGCATgtgaggggggagaggagggtgcagctgaggctgatgatGCTGAGGGAGGTGGTGGCGTTGATGGCAGTttgggtggaggtgggggtgggagaACCCCATGTCTCTAGGCCTGGCCGTACATGTACCCGTTGCCAGCACCTGAGAGGTATAACAGTCGCTGTTGGGGGTGGCCAGGACACCGTCCCAGAGAGGAGCGAAGTACTGTCCGACGGCGCGCTCGCCCTGCATGGCAGCACAGCTCAGAGAcgagctgctgactcgctcctGCCCAGCACCCACGCTGGGAGGAGGCGGCCTGTAGGCCAGCTGAGAGGAGCACGCCAAAGGGAGGCAGGTTTCAGGAGACTGGCCAACCCCGGCCTGTGCTGCTCGATGCCCCTGAGCACCGTTACTCACGCTGTACATCCTCACTGCTACCTGCTGATATGAcggatgctgctgctgaattgGATGCTTGTGCTGCCACACTGTGTAGTCTCCTTTCTCCAGGTAGCCAGCTTTGGCGATGTCTGCACTCTGCGTGGGCAGCATCGCTCCTGTGAATGCCAGGCTGCTCTGGGGCGGCACTCCCAGGACAAAGTCGGAGTCAGAGTGTGCCACCGCGGCCACGGCCTGCACGGAGGGGCTGGCTCGCGCCTCCCCCCCCAGCTGCAGGGCCTGGCTGTGGGGAACTCGGCTCATCTGCCTCATCAGGCTTTGAACCTCCGCCAGCTCCGACCGGGGAAGCACGCTCTGATCTCCGGAGGTCATCCCCGCACCGGAACAGAGTGTCTCAATGGGTACATCAGAGAGCTTACATGCGCTTATATGATAGGCCTTGTGCCCATGTCTGACAGCGTAGCCATTATTCAGAGGATTATTATACGGTGCCACAGAGGCCGGCTGGTTGTTTGCATGTTTAGTCCTCCTGCCCTCAGAGTTCTTCACCCCACCTCTGACCACCTCGGAGGTTTTGATGGCCAGCAAGCCCTGGGGGCCTCCTGAGCCTGGGTACGGGCTGTAGCGGTGGGTGCCTGTGGTGTCTAAGCCGTTGACGGTTTTGTTAAGCTGCTTGTGCTGCGGCACCCGTACTTCAGAGGGGAAGATTTTGATGGACAGCGGACTGTTGGCGTTCCGCTGGGCAAAAGCATCCAACTCTGCAGGAGAGGGGTACCGGGAAATCACGGTGGCCAGCTCGcctgaggagaaagaagatGAAAATAAGTGATTTGTCTCAAAGAagctctgctgttttttttacccttcaAGCTCAGAACTATTAATGGAATGATGGAAGACATCAACATAATTTCGATGCTTTCTAAAACTTAGATTTTGTTCAATGTTACGCAGGGAAATTAGAGGAagagcaagaggagaggagctaaATCAGATGCAGTGGCTCCAATGAGATTCATTTGAAGATATTAAGGTGTTGGAGGATCGAatgaaaaaaagctttaaagtCATTTTTGTTGCTGACTACACAACTGATATTTCAGCAATTCGCTTAAATACTAAATTATTTTTAGTTGATccacttttcatttttggccGTTCCTCAATAACTCTGAAATCACTCAAGCATCGCTGCTTCCCGTCAATGAAGGTTTGTTCCACTTAATGCTTTTATGAACCTGAACCGATCCCACTGTAAAAACCCTGGAGTCCACGTTGAGAAGGAGAAGTTGTTGCAGATGGGGACAAAAAGAGCAATCACACAAAGAGCACTTCTgattgaattgtgtgtgtgggaaagcTAACGGGACAAACTAAGATTGGATTTAAACACTATTATTCAGGCAATTTCATGGCTGCTTAACTCCTTGCAACAAAGGTGAGGTGGAAAACGGTGGGagccatttaaaaacaataaatcaccTGTTTGAAATTACAGCCACCTTTCAGGCCGACACTTTTATGGAGTTTCtgacataaaacagaaaaggcGCTGAAATTAACCTACATAAGTCGGTGGAAATCATCACGGGCGAAATAACAAGCCTGTAATCTGCCACAAAAAGCTTCTAAAAAtaaggataaaaaaacaaaacacttcatttcattttcaataacAAAACCAATTCCAGCGATGCGGGGGAGAGGCTCACTTGTTGTTCCCATTTGAAATTGATTTGGgagttcatttcatttcaggCCTACAGTGAGCCTCCCGACTGTGAAAATGATTCAATCTACAAGATCCATCTCATGAAAGAAATAAATTGGGTGTTTAAAATGGAGGAAGGAGGTAAGGTGGAGCGTTCAATCCATCCAGAAATCTCCTGGCGAGGCAGAAGGAGCGGCGGCACCGTGGTGCCGGCAGCGTGAATGAATTCTACAGAGAAATacaacaaagcaaaacactgCTTATTATGTATCGCGGCGTAGTGCTGCTATAGAAAACAATGACATCTGGGATGTTGGAGAGGTGTTTATACTGTATACAGCATCAAGATGTGAGCTCTCGCTTCTCTGGTTTCACATAATCCTGCTCACGGAGTCGGAGGTAACAGGAAAAACCAGCTGCAATAACAATTTCTGGCCtttggctaaaaaaaaaaaagcttttatttatgACCATAAATGATAAGTAGAGGAGGATCATAACCACCCTGGAAGAAGCTTAGGTAATGG
It contains:
- the LOC118125387 gene encoding protein FAM222A; protein product: MLACIQRRPNLPSQRLACTPKSLDVAPPPLLLPVLPLQPCTRKGELATVISRYPSPAELDAFAQRNANSPLSIKIFPSEVRVPQHKQLNKTVNGLDTTGTHRYSPYPGSGGPQGLLAIKTSEVVRGGVKNSEGRRTKHANNQPASVAPYNNPLNNGYAVRHGHKAYHISACKLSDVPIETLCSGAGMTSGDQSVLPRSELAEVQSLMRQMSRVPHSQALQLGGEARASPSVQAVAAVAHSDSDFVLGVPPQSSLAFTGAMLPTQSADIAKAGYLEKGDYTVWQHKHPIQQQHPSYQQVAVRMYSVSNGAQGHRAAQAGVGQSPETCLPLACSSQLAYRPPPPSVGAGQERVSSSSLSCAAMQGERAVGQYFAPLWDGVLATPNSDCYTSQVLATGTCTARPRDMGFSHPHLHPNCHQRHHLPQHHQPQLHPPLPPHMQAYSTDQNLCCGLPTSSLCHAAVLSSSLQSLECLISDIHPPCIKERMLGRGYQAMGMPQLLEHHQTAHIQLPVYR